Proteins from a genomic interval of Pseudomonas paeninsulae:
- a CDS encoding SCO family protein, which yields MNTRRKLLAGIGTAALGGLLWNSAALQAHEVFESADIDMADANLDAAQSSYFPNVWLDSHDGKRVRFYDDLVRGKIAVINFMFVQCGDICPTMTANLRKVQTLLGERMGQDIFMYSISLQPLMDTPEVLKAYAEMHRVQPGWQFLTGTEVDIKRLRYGLGFYDPVEEVDRNLGTHTGMLRIGNDRSERWTMAPALADPERILATINHVDSAMVHTAYRPEGAASGLG from the coding sequence ATGAACACTCGAAGAAAGCTCCTGGCCGGAATAGGCACGGCGGCACTGGGCGGACTGTTGTGGAATAGCGCTGCGCTGCAGGCGCATGAGGTATTCGAGTCGGCCGATATCGACATGGCCGACGCCAATCTGGACGCCGCGCAGAGCAGCTATTTTCCCAACGTCTGGCTCGACAGCCACGATGGCAAAAGAGTTCGTTTCTATGACGACCTGGTGCGCGGCAAGATAGCCGTCATCAACTTCATGTTCGTGCAGTGCGGCGACATCTGCCCGACCATGACTGCCAACCTGCGCAAGGTGCAAACGCTGCTGGGCGAGCGCATGGGGCAAGACATTTTCATGTACTCGATCAGCCTGCAACCGTTGATGGATACGCCGGAAGTGCTCAAGGCCTACGCCGAGATGCATCGCGTGCAGCCGGGCTGGCAGTTCCTCACCGGTACGGAGGTCGACATCAAACGCCTGCGTTATGGGCTGGGCTTCTATGACCCGGTCGAGGAAGTGGATAGAAACCTCGGCACCCACACCGGCATGTTGCGCATCGGTAACGACCGCAGCGAACGCTGGACCATGGCGCCGGCACTGGCCGACCCTGAGCGGATTTTGGCCACCATCAACCATGTCGATTCCGCCATGGTGCACACGGCGTACCGGCCCGAGGGCGCTGCTAGCGGTCTCGGTTAG
- a CDS encoding NHL repeat-containing protein codes for MQRAAVLKLGRNAVIILALVGLSGWLAFVPSAQEPSYEFVGAWGEQGSAPGQFNDPTGIAVAGDEVFVADSRNGRIQVFDFDGNFKRQFGTPGSGAGQLGRPMNLTVHAGELYVAEYFNDRIQVFGLDGTSRRIIGRTGSGPGEFDSPGGVTVAADGKLWVADVYNQRIQQLEADGRFVRQQGATGKIGIGAGKFNYPTDVAIGAEGALYVADGYNDRIQQFDRQGGFMRKWGGPFASNIFGPFNGWFATVTGVAVDRQGNLFAADFYNHRIQKFSADGSFLTSFGSKGHGPGQFEHAIAVAVGGDGTLFAVDFGNSRIHRWRPAKS; via the coding sequence ATGCAGCGCGCTGCTGTTCTCAAGCTGGGCCGCAATGCCGTGATCATCCTGGCACTCGTCGGCCTGTCCGGCTGGCTGGCGTTTGTGCCGTCGGCCCAGGAGCCTTCCTATGAGTTCGTCGGCGCCTGGGGTGAACAGGGCAGCGCGCCCGGGCAGTTCAACGACCCCACTGGCATCGCTGTGGCCGGCGACGAGGTGTTCGTCGCCGACTCGCGCAACGGGCGTATCCAGGTCTTCGATTTCGACGGCAACTTCAAACGCCAGTTCGGCACTCCCGGCAGTGGAGCCGGACAACTCGGCCGACCGATGAACCTGACGGTGCATGCCGGCGAACTCTATGTGGCCGAATACTTCAACGACCGCATCCAGGTGTTCGGCCTGGACGGCACGTCCAGGCGCATCATCGGCCGCACGGGCAGCGGCCCCGGCGAGTTTGATTCTCCCGGGGGCGTGACAGTCGCGGCCGATGGCAAACTGTGGGTCGCCGACGTCTACAACCAGCGCATTCAGCAACTGGAGGCCGATGGCCGCTTTGTCCGGCAGCAAGGCGCGACCGGCAAGATCGGCATCGGCGCCGGTAAGTTCAACTATCCCACTGATGTGGCGATCGGCGCCGAGGGAGCACTGTACGTCGCCGACGGCTACAACGACCGAATACAGCAATTCGACCGCCAGGGGGGCTTCATGCGCAAGTGGGGTGGCCCTTTTGCCAGCAACATCTTCGGGCCCTTCAACGGCTGGTTCGCGACCGTGACCGGTGTGGCCGTCGATCGACAGGGAAATCTGTTCGCCGCCGACTTCTACAACCATCGGATTCAGAAGTTTTCCGCTGACGGCAGCTTTCTCACCAGCTTCGGCAGCAAAGGCCATGGCCCGGGCCAGTTCGAACATGCCATCGCGGTTGCCGTAGGGGGTGATGGCACGCTATTCGCGGTCGATTTTGGCAATAGCCGCATCCACAGATGGCGGCCGGCAAAGTCTTGA
- the merA gene encoding mercury(II) reductase — MIELQMQEMTCRSCTEHIRQALEKVAGVRSASVSYPQGVAAVAPAGQISVEALVAAVTALGYRAQVIAGPGNSAGLVGQALDGPGVAARQAGGEHPLHIAVIGSGGAAMAAAQKAVERGARVTLIERGIIGGTCVNVGCVPSKIMIRAAHVAHLRRESPFDAGLPAMTPIVLRDRLLAQQQGRVDELRHAKYEGILQRTPAISVLHGTARFQDGHTLSVELAEGGERIVTFDRCLVATGASPAVPPIPGLKDTAYWTSNEALVSDSIPKRLAVIGSSVVALELAQAFARLGSKVSILARHTLFFREDPAIGEALTAALRMEGIEVLEHTQASRVSHADGEFVLSTNHGELRVDQLLVATGRTPNTQGMNLQDAGVKLDERGGIQIDQGMRTSAADIYAAGDCTDQPQFVYVAAAAGSRAAINMTGGEATLNLDAMPAVVFTDPQVATVGYNEVQAYEAGLETDSRTLSLGNVPRALVNFDTRGFIKLVAEAGSGRLLGVQAVSAEAGELIQTAAIAIRARMTVQELADQLFPYLTMVEGLKLCAQTFFKDVTQLSCCAG; from the coding sequence ATGATCGAACTCCAGATGCAGGAAATGACCTGCCGGTCGTGCACCGAGCACATCAGGCAGGCATTGGAGAAGGTTGCGGGCGTGCGTTCGGCGAGCGTGTCCTATCCGCAAGGAGTGGCAGCGGTTGCGCCCGCTGGGCAGATAAGCGTGGAGGCGCTTGTCGCGGCAGTCACCGCGCTCGGCTATCGCGCGCAGGTTATCGCCGGTCCAGGCAATTCTGCCGGACTGGTCGGCCAGGCGCTGGATGGGCCAGGTGTTGCAGCGAGGCAGGCGGGCGGCGAGCACCCGTTGCACATCGCCGTCATCGGCAGCGGCGGGGCGGCCATGGCGGCGGCGCAGAAGGCCGTCGAGCGCGGCGCGCGGGTGACCCTGATTGAGCGCGGCATCATCGGCGGCACTTGCGTCAACGTTGGCTGCGTGCCGTCGAAGATCATGATTCGCGCCGCGCATGTGGCCCACCTGCGTCGCGAGAGTCCGTTCGATGCTGGATTGCCTGCCATGACGCCAATCGTCCTGCGCGACCGCCTGCTCGCGCAGCAGCAAGGTCGTGTGGACGAACTGCGCCACGCCAAGTACGAAGGCATTCTGCAGCGCACCCCGGCCATCAGCGTGCTGCACGGCACCGCCCGTTTCCAGGATGGTCACACGCTCAGCGTGGAATTGGCCGAGGGTGGCGAGCGCATCGTAACCTTCGACCGCTGCCTGGTTGCCACTGGCGCGAGTCCGGCCGTTCCGCCGATTCCAGGGCTGAAGGACACAGCGTACTGGACCTCCAACGAGGCCTTGGTGAGCGACTCGATTCCCAAACGCCTGGCCGTGATCGGTTCCTCGGTGGTCGCACTTGAACTGGCCCAGGCTTTTGCCAGATTGGGTAGCAAGGTCAGCATCCTGGCGCGCCACACCCTGTTCTTCCGCGAAGACCCGGCCATTGGCGAAGCGCTGACGGCGGCCTTGCGTATGGAGGGCATCGAGGTGCTGGAACACACCCAGGCCAGCCGGGTGTCCCACGCCGACGGCGAATTCGTACTGAGCACCAACCACGGCGAACTGCGGGTCGATCAACTGCTGGTCGCCACCGGCCGCACGCCCAATACCCAGGGCATGAATCTGCAAGATGCCGGCGTCAAGCTGGACGAACGCGGTGGCATCCAGATCGACCAGGGCATGCGCACCAGTGCAGCGGATATCTATGCGGCGGGTGACTGCACCGACCAGCCGCAGTTCGTCTATGTGGCGGCGGCGGCCGGCAGCCGTGCGGCGATCAACATGACCGGCGGCGAGGCGACGCTCAATCTCGACGCCATGCCCGCGGTGGTCTTCACGGACCCACAGGTGGCCACCGTCGGCTACAACGAGGTGCAGGCGTACGAGGCAGGGCTCGAAACAGACAGCCGCACCTTGAGCCTGGGCAATGTGCCGCGCGCGCTGGTCAACTTCGACACCCGAGGGTTTATTAAACTGGTCGCCGAAGCGGGCAGCGGTAGATTGCTGGGAGTTCAGGCGGTGTCTGCCGAGGCGGGAGAGCTGATCCAGACTGCCGCCATTGCCATTCGGGCGCGAATGACGGTACAGGAACTGGCCGACCAGTTATTCCCCTACCTGACCATGGTGGAGGGGCTCAAGCTCTGCGCGCAGACCTTCTTCAAGGATGTGACGCAGCTTTCCTGCTGTGCCGGGTAG
- the grxC gene encoding glutaredoxin 3, with the protein MSNVTLYTSQHCPYCRMAEQLLARRDAGPLSRIRVDVDPQALRAMIEKTGRRTVPQIFIGARHVGGYDDLARLDSAGELKTLLADC; encoded by the coding sequence ATGAGTAACGTTACCCTCTACACCAGCCAACACTGCCCTTATTGCCGCATGGCCGAGCAGTTGCTGGCGCGCCGTGATGCCGGCCCGCTGAGCAGAATCAGGGTCGATGTGGATCCCCAGGCCCTGCGCGCGATGATCGAAAAGACTGGAAGACGCACGGTGCCACAGATATTCATCGGCGCACGGCATGTTGGCGGCTACGACGACTTGGCCAGACTCGATAGCGCGGGCGAATTGAAGACATTGCTGGCTGATTGCTAA
- a CDS encoding multicopper oxidase family protein has protein sequence MNSKFLATVDKLELGTWQVSIKAGGWEPRPTSGHALLTGGEGRRSFLKFTAAAMAAPLLFASPDSSARRRRAPDPEPDPVPEPGPAVLPPSPPTTPWVQFLPVAITPLQPVTLSPEPTGDPRPADGECGRNLHQRWAELYATPRQYPPAHYELSAKENPAWVFNPAYPPQRIWGYAIGEGAATTPGPTIMTRYGQPVIVRFKNRLPQNHVGFGSPEISMHLHNAHVGSESDGFPGDYFSPVKSGPTLAGPGQWKDHFYSNIYAGYDQMQNGIGDYREALGTLWYHDHTFDFTAPNLYLGMAGFYLLYDHIDSGNERDSDPRALRLPSHPYDYPLSFGDRRFDAGGRLIYDQVEPDGTLGDKIAVNGKIEPVLKVAARKYRFRLLDIGPSRIYEFYLQKANGVSQTFTHIGNDGNLFAAPLKNQVSVRIAVAERADIVIDFSQYPIGTELYLVNRLVQTKSRMADSVGAATQLLKFVVDRYPPEQDLSQVPNVLREQPPLDPAEIAAAPIRRWVFERKNGMWAINGQFFNPNSARAVIPKGGAEVWELVNIDNGWSHPIHIHFEEGRILSMTKDGVAVPVPPHLQGRKDVYMLQGASTIRVFLRFRDYVGKYVMHCHNLIHEDHAMMLRWDIKEDD, from the coding sequence ATGAATTCAAAATTTTTGGCAACCGTGGACAAGCTTGAGCTAGGCACCTGGCAAGTCTCCATTAAAGCCGGTGGCTGGGAGCCGCGACCAACAAGCGGTCATGCGTTACTGACAGGAGGCGAGGGACGGCGCTCATTTCTCAAGTTCACCGCAGCGGCCATGGCGGCGCCACTGCTGTTTGCATCGCCCGATAGCAGTGCCAGGCGGCGGCGCGCACCCGATCCAGAGCCAGACCCGGTTCCAGAACCCGGCCCGGCGGTATTGCCGCCCAGCCCGCCAACCACACCCTGGGTGCAGTTTCTGCCTGTGGCCATCACACCGCTGCAACCGGTCACCCTGAGCCCTGAACCCACCGGTGATCCGCGCCCCGCAGATGGCGAATGCGGCCGCAATTTGCATCAGCGCTGGGCTGAGCTGTACGCCACGCCACGGCAATATCCACCGGCCCACTATGAGCTGAGCGCCAAGGAAAACCCGGCCTGGGTGTTCAATCCAGCCTATCCGCCGCAGCGCATCTGGGGTTACGCCATAGGCGAAGGTGCGGCGACAACCCCGGGGCCGACCATCATGACCCGTTATGGCCAGCCGGTGATCGTACGCTTCAAGAATCGCCTGCCACAGAACCACGTCGGCTTCGGCTCGCCGGAGATCTCGATGCATTTGCACAATGCGCACGTCGGCTCGGAAAGCGATGGCTTCCCCGGCGATTACTTCAGCCCGGTCAAGTCCGGGCCAACCCTGGCGGGGCCGGGGCAGTGGAAGGACCACTTCTACTCGAACATCTATGCCGGCTATGACCAGATGCAGAACGGTATCGGCGACTACCGTGAAGCCCTGGGCACGCTCTGGTACCACGACCACACCTTCGACTTCACCGCGCCCAACCTGTACCTCGGCATGGCCGGGTTTTACCTGCTGTATGACCACATCGACTCGGGCAATGAGCGCGATTCAGATCCGCGCGCCTTGCGCCTGCCGAGCCATCCCTACGATTACCCGCTGAGCTTTGGCGATCGGCGCTTCGATGCCGGTGGACGACTGATCTACGATCAGGTCGAGCCGGATGGCACGCTCGGCGACAAGATTGCGGTCAACGGCAAGATCGAGCCGGTGCTCAAGGTGGCTGCGCGTAAGTACCGCTTCCGCCTGCTCGATATAGGGCCCAGCCGGATCTACGAGTTCTACCTGCAGAAAGCCAACGGCGTGTCGCAGACCTTCACCCACATTGGCAACGACGGCAATCTGTTCGCCGCTCCGCTGAAGAATCAGGTCAGTGTGCGCATCGCCGTGGCCGAGCGTGCCGACATCGTCATCGACTTCTCCCAGTACCCGATTGGCACCGAACTGTACCTGGTCAATCGCCTGGTGCAGACCAAGAGCCGCATGGCCGATAGTGTGGGCGCGGCTACTCAGCTGTTGAAGTTTGTCGTCGACCGCTATCCGCCGGAGCAGGACCTGAGCCAGGTGCCGAATGTATTGCGCGAGCAACCGCCGCTCGACCCGGCGGAAATCGCCGCCGCGCCGATACGCCGCTGGGTGTTCGAACGCAAGAACGGCATGTGGGCAATCAACGGGCAGTTCTTCAACCCCAACAGCGCGCGTGCCGTAATTCCCAAGGGCGGCGCCGAGGTCTGGGAGCTGGTGAATATCGATAACGGTTGGAGCCACCCGATTCATATCCACTTCGAGGAGGGGCGCATCCTCAGCATGACCAAGGACGGGGTCGCGGTGCCGGTGCCGCCGCACCTGCAAGGGCGCAAGGACGTGTACATGCTCCAGGGCGCATCGACCATCCGGGTGTTCCTGCGCTTTCGCGATTACGTCGGCAAGTACGTCATGCACTGCCATAACCTGATCCACGAAGACCACGCAATGATGTTGCGCTGGGACATTAAAGAAGACGACTAG
- a CDS encoding multicopper oxidase family protein: protein MKSRSLVDEQKKLQVSEQEVTHISADEAAPTPSAEDSEQGAARRSFLKLTGAALAAPLLLSSSGSGAKSRRRKDDDEDDKNDGAPAPQLSSPPTIPWQIDLPVVVDQLQPVTLDPPPMEAANTAAGEAGRAPHQRWNELYVSARQYPPIHYQLSAKENPAWVFNPAYPPQRIWGYEGNVPGATTPGPTIFAYYGQPTIVRMHNRLPQDHVGFGTPEISTHLHNMHSASESDGYPGDYYSANKAGPTLASPGEFKDHCYTNIYAGYDEQQNGIGDPREALGTLFYHDHTLDFTAPNVVRGLMGFYLLFDHIDSGDEHDPSPSALRLPSYPYDYPLDFSDRVFNQNGIMFWDQVNPEGVLGDKVIVNGYIEPVLRVAARKYRLRLLNGGPSRFYEFYLVKPNNVVQTFTYIGNDGNLLPAPLFNQYRVRLAVTERADIVVDFARYPIGTELYLVNRLEQFETRRPKDVKAPGSRVLKIIVDRYPPEQDVSQVPSALRELRPFDQEEIDDAKVRRWDFDRRNGMWAVNGKFFDPAVSNAKIKQGAVEVWELVNVDDGWSHPIHIHFEEGRILSKTREGKEVPVPPHEQGRKDVFVLEEDSTIRVLIRFRDFLGKYPMHCHNLIHEDHAMMVRWDIEKDDSGSS from the coding sequence ATGAAATCCCGATCCTTGGTAGACGAACAGAAAAAGCTGCAAGTGAGTGAACAGGAGGTCACGCACATATCAGCCGATGAGGCAGCGCCGACGCCCAGCGCGGAGGACTCGGAGCAAGGCGCCGCTCGGCGCAGCTTCCTTAAACTGACGGGCGCGGCATTGGCTGCCCCCCTGTTACTGAGTTCATCCGGCAGCGGCGCCAAGAGCCGTCGGCGTAAAGATGACGACGAAGATGACAAGAATGACGGTGCCCCGGCACCACAGTTGAGCAGCCCGCCGACCATCCCCTGGCAAATTGACTTGCCTGTGGTGGTCGATCAGCTGCAACCCGTCACCCTCGATCCACCGCCTATGGAAGCCGCCAATACAGCCGCTGGTGAGGCAGGGCGTGCCCCGCATCAGCGCTGGAATGAGCTGTACGTAAGCGCGCGGCAGTACCCGCCGATCCATTACCAATTGAGCGCCAAGGAAAATCCTGCTTGGGTCTTTAATCCCGCCTACCCGCCACAGCGCATCTGGGGTTATGAAGGCAACGTGCCAGGGGCGACTACACCTGGACCGACCATCTTCGCCTACTACGGTCAGCCGACCATCGTGCGCATGCATAACCGTCTGCCGCAGGACCACGTCGGTTTCGGCACGCCAGAGATCTCCACCCACCTGCACAACATGCACAGCGCCTCGGAGAGCGATGGCTACCCCGGCGACTACTACAGCGCCAACAAGGCCGGCCCGACCCTAGCCTCGCCCGGGGAGTTCAAGGACCACTGTTACACCAATATCTACGCTGGCTACGATGAGCAGCAAAATGGTATCGGCGACCCGCGCGAGGCCCTGGGCACGCTGTTCTACCACGACCACACGCTGGACTTTACCGCGCCAAATGTAGTGCGTGGCCTGATGGGTTTTTATCTGCTGTTCGATCATATCGACTCGGGTGATGAACACGACCCCAGCCCAAGCGCCCTGCGCTTACCCAGCTACCCCTACGACTACCCATTGGACTTTTCCGACCGAGTATTTAACCAGAATGGGATCATGTTCTGGGATCAGGTTAATCCCGAAGGGGTGCTCGGCGACAAGGTGATAGTCAACGGCTATATCGAGCCAGTGTTGAGAGTGGCCGCGCGCAAGTACCGCCTGCGTCTGCTCAACGGCGGGCCGAGCCGCTTCTATGAGTTCTATCTGGTCAAACCCAACAACGTGGTGCAGACCTTCACGTACATAGGCAACGACGGCAACTTGCTGCCGGCGCCACTGTTTAACCAATACAGAGTGCGGCTGGCTGTGACCGAGCGTGCCGATATCGTCGTGGACTTTGCCAGGTATCCCATCGGCACCGAGCTGTATCTGGTCAACCGCCTCGAGCAGTTCGAGACCCGGCGACCCAAGGATGTGAAAGCGCCTGGCTCCCGGGTGCTGAAGATCATCGTTGATCGTTACCCACCGGAGCAGGACGTCAGCCAGGTACCCAGTGCATTACGCGAGTTGCGTCCGTTCGACCAAGAGGAAATCGATGACGCCAAGGTGCGTCGCTGGGACTTCGACCGGCGCAACGGCATGTGGGCAGTCAATGGCAAGTTCTTTGACCCTGCTGTCTCTAATGCCAAGATCAAGCAAGGCGCTGTTGAGGTCTGGGAGTTGGTAAACGTCGATGATGGCTGGAGCCACCCGATCCATATTCACTTCGAGGAAGGGCGCATCCTCAGCAAAACCCGAGAAGGCAAAGAGGTGCCGGTGCCGCCTCATGAACAGGGGCGTAAAGACGTTTTCGTGCTTGAGGAAGACTCGACTATCAGGGTGCTGATACGTTTTCGCGACTTCCTCGGCAAGTACCCGATGCACTGCCACAACCTGATCCACGAGGACCACGCGATGATGGTGCGCTGGGACATCGAGAAGGATGACAGTGGTAGTAGTTGA
- a CDS encoding DUF3179 domain-containing protein encodes MRSGQRTLFQALALCLCISGSALAVPPEGPTRLLSASHEKYASAMLSGGPGKDGIPAIDSPRFTDAASANDFLDPQDIVFGIFHLGQARAYPQRILVWHEIVNDSLGEDGLSITYCPLTATAVGFKRGATSLGVSGKLLNSNVVMYDRASDSHWSQIAGVAIDGPAKGRSLEEVRVVWTTWARWQARHPQTQVLSRTTGTLRNYSRDPYGSYLPLQGYYADPGMMFPVMHQDSRLPDKQMILGFRTEQVAIAVDKMHLSKQAVLHYQHGDEHFLIIADQQLDTGWVYRSDKPIELDPANLRFTAEGPQSSVLEGLQAVNAFDAMWFAWYAFYPQTVLIDGSPQP; translated from the coding sequence ATGCGAAGCGGCCAACGCACACTTTTCCAAGCCCTGGCGCTGTGCCTGTGCATCAGCGGTTCGGCCCTGGCCGTGCCGCCGGAAGGGCCGACCCGCCTGCTGTCGGCCAGTCACGAGAAGTACGCGAGCGCCATGCTGTCCGGCGGCCCCGGCAAGGACGGTATTCCAGCCATCGACAGCCCACGCTTCACCGACGCGGCAAGCGCGAATGATTTTCTCGATCCCCAGGACATCGTCTTCGGCATCTTCCATCTGGGGCAGGCGCGCGCCTATCCGCAGCGCATCCTGGTCTGGCACGAGATCGTCAATGACAGCCTGGGCGAGGATGGCCTGAGCATCACCTACTGCCCGCTCACCGCCACCGCCGTCGGCTTCAAGCGCGGTGCCACCAGCCTCGGCGTTTCCGGCAAGCTGCTCAACAGCAACGTGGTGATGTACGACCGCGCCAGCGACAGCCATTGGTCGCAGATTGCCGGTGTGGCCATCGACGGTCCGGCCAAGGGCCGCAGCCTGGAGGAAGTGCGGGTGGTCTGGACCACCTGGGCCAGGTGGCAGGCACGCCATCCGCAGACCCAGGTGCTGTCCCGCACAACCGGCACCCTGCGCAACTACAGCCGTGATCCCTACGGCAGCTACCTGCCGCTGCAGGGTTACTATGCCGACCCCGGCATGATGTTCCCGGTCATGCACCAGGATTCGCGCCTGCCAGACAAGCAGATGATCCTCGGCTTTCGCACCGAGCAGGTGGCCATCGCCGTCGACAAGATGCACCTGAGCAAACAAGCGGTACTGCACTACCAGCATGGCGACGAGCACTTCCTGATCATAGCGGACCAGCAACTGGATACTGGCTGGGTCTACCGATCCGATAAGCCGATCGAGCTGGACCCGGCCAATCTGCGTTTTACCGCCGAAGGCCCGCAATCGTCTGTGCTTGAGGGGTTGCAGGCGGTCAACGCCTTCGACGCCATGTGGTTCGCCTGGTACGCCTTCTACCCACAAACGGTACTGATCGATGGCTCGCCCCAGCCCTGA
- a CDS encoding heavy-metal-associated domain-containing protein yields MKLSTCIQGAGLALGLLLVAAAALAAGPSYRIEVDGLACPFCAYGIEKKLNAIAGVEHLETRIEDGSVQVTMEDGMSLDEAAAREAVTAAGFSLRRFERLQSAAPGGPEGDAK; encoded by the coding sequence ATGAAGTTAAGCACATGTATCCAGGGGGCAGGCTTGGCACTGGGTCTGCTCCTGGTGGCGGCAGCCGCGCTTGCCGCCGGCCCCAGCTACCGGATCGAAGTCGACGGCCTGGCCTGTCCGTTCTGCGCCTATGGCATCGAGAAGAAGCTGAACGCCATCGCCGGCGTCGAGCACCTCGAGACACGCATCGAGGACGGCAGCGTGCAGGTCACCATGGAGGACGGCATGAGCCTCGATGAGGCCGCGGCGCGAGAGGCCGTAACAGCCGCCGGTTTCAGCCTGCGCAGGTTCGAGCGGCTGCAGTCCGCCGCGCCTGGCGGGCCGGAGGGGGACGCGAAATGA
- the gacA gene encoding response regulator transcription factor GacA produces the protein MIRVLVVDDHDLVRTGISRMLADIEGLQVVGQADSGEESLKKARELKPDVVLMDIRMPGIGGLEATRKLLRSHPDLKVLAVTACEEDPFPTRLLQAGAAGYLTKGAALAEMVQAIRQVFAGQRYISPQIAQQLALKSFQPQTNNSPFDLLSEREIQIALMIAGCQKVQSISDKLCLSPKTVNTYRYRIFEKLSITSDVELALLAVRHGMVDANS, from the coding sequence TTGATTAGGGTGCTGGTGGTTGATGACCACGATCTGGTCCGTACAGGTATCTCACGCATGCTGGCCGATATCGAAGGTCTGCAGGTCGTAGGGCAAGCCGACTCAGGTGAAGAGTCGCTGAAGAAAGCCCGCGAATTGAAGCCCGACGTGGTTCTGATGGACATCAGGATGCCCGGTATCGGCGGCCTCGAAGCGACCCGCAAACTCCTCCGCAGCCACCCCGACCTGAAAGTCCTCGCGGTGACTGCCTGCGAAGAGGACCCTTTCCCCACGCGTTTGCTGCAGGCAGGCGCCGCTGGTTATCTGACCAAGGGCGCCGCCCTGGCCGAGATGGTGCAGGCCATTCGTCAGGTGTTCGCCGGGCAGCGTTACATCAGCCCGCAAATCGCCCAGCAATTGGCGCTCAAGTCGTTTCAGCCGCAAACCAATAACTCGCCCTTCGACCTGCTGTCCGAGCGCGAGATTCAGATCGCCCTGATGATCGCCGGCTGCCAGAAGGTGCAGAGCATCTCCGACAAGCTCTGCCTGTCGCCGAAAACGGTCAATACCTATCGTTATCGGATCTTTGAGAAGCTGTCGATCACCAGCGATGTGGAGCTTGCCTTGCTCGCCGTACGCCATGGCATGGTCGATGCCAACAGCTGA
- a CDS encoding thioredoxin family protein, with translation MTAIRKIEVFSAGCPSHQAAIELVKHLVCSSCEVSILDMNDLGVAKRAQGLGVRSVPTVAINGQLASCCAAASVEEQALRAAGPGQV, from the coding sequence ATGACCGCCATACGCAAAATCGAAGTGTTCAGCGCAGGATGCCCCTCGCACCAAGCTGCCATCGAACTGGTCAAGCACCTCGTCTGCAGTTCGTGCGAGGTCTCCATCCTCGACATGAACGACCTCGGCGTGGCGAAACGCGCCCAGGGTCTGGGCGTGCGCTCGGTACCGACAGTCGCGATCAACGGTCAACTGGCTTCGTGCTGTGCGGCCGCCAGCGTCGAGGAACAGGCGTTGCGCGCCGCAGGGCCCGGCCAGGTCTAG
- a CDS encoding transporter, with translation MPLAVSGLCLAVGTAWSAPLTFNTALPVHEGGYVWREQLIFMQSADDPSPAKRDLQVTSLVSVLGYGVTRDFALFGMLPWFDKRLDRRLDGQTLSRSQAGVGDLTVLGRYTAYQYDAPARTLRIAPFLGVKAPTGEDDARDRLGRLPPPLQPGSGSWDVLGGAVLTYQTLDFQIDSQLSYRANREANGFQAGNRWQADGSLQYRLLPRRLGAGVPAFLYGVLEANLLHADKDRSGGSADANSGGTRLFITPGLQYVTKKWILEAGVQVPVHQQLNGSALETDYLFTTGFRVNF, from the coding sequence ATGCCGCTAGCCGTAAGCGGCCTGTGCCTGGCGGTCGGCACCGCCTGGAGTGCGCCCCTTACCTTCAATACGGCGCTGCCGGTGCACGAGGGCGGCTACGTGTGGCGCGAGCAGTTGATCTTCATGCAGAGCGCCGACGATCCCTCGCCCGCCAAGCGCGATCTGCAGGTGACCAGTCTGGTCTCGGTGCTGGGCTATGGCGTGACCCGGGATTTCGCGCTGTTCGGCATGCTGCCCTGGTTCGACAAGCGCCTGGATAGGCGCCTGGATGGGCAGACGCTCAGCCGCAGTCAAGCGGGTGTCGGCGATCTCACCGTGCTGGGCCGCTATACCGCCTACCAGTACGACGCACCCGCTCGCACCTTGCGTATCGCACCCTTCCTCGGTGTGAAGGCGCCGACCGGCGAGGATGACGCCCGTGACCGTCTGGGACGCCTGCCGCCGCCGCTGCAGCCGGGTTCCGGCTCCTGGGATGTGCTCGGCGGCGCGGTGCTCACCTACCAGACCCTGGATTTCCAGATCGACAGCCAGCTGAGCTACAGGGCCAACCGCGAAGCCAACGGCTTTCAGGCTGGCAACCGCTGGCAAGCCGACGGCTCGCTGCAGTACCGCCTATTGCCTCGTCGCCTGGGTGCCGGCGTGCCGGCCTTCCTCTATGGCGTGCTCGAAGCCAACCTGCTGCACGCGGACAAGGATCGCAGCGGCGGGAGCGCCGATGCGAATTCGGGAGGCACCAGGCTGTTCATCACCCCCGGACTGCAATACGTGACAAAAAAATGGATCCTTGAGGCCGGCGTGCAGGTCCCCGTGCATCAGCAACTCAACGGCAGCGCGCTGGAGACCGACTACCTCTTCACCACCGGCTTTCGCGTCAACTTCTAA